ACTTTACGTACTGCTGTAACTAATAATACGGTTAACAAAATTACTACAAACCAAACTATTAGTTCGATTAGAATCATCATAATACCTCCTGCTCCAGCTGAATTCTTAGAAACTAATTCTTGAATAAAAGCCGCTGGGAAGTTAGCTATAATACCTACAGTAATTAATAATGAAATTCCATTACCAACTCCTTTGTCTGTAATACGCTCTCCTAACCACATTGCAAAAACTGTTCCTGCAGTTAAAAGTATTATAGATGATACCCAAAAAGTAGCTCCTGTTACTAAAAATGCTTCAGGTCCTAATCCCATTTGGTTTTGAATAATCCCAATATAGGTTGGTGCTTGAAACAAAGTAATAGCAATTGTAAGCCATCTTGTTATTTGTGTAATCTTCTTACGTCCACTTTCTCCATCTTTTTGTAACTTCTGTAAATATGGTACCGCGATACCCATTAACTGAACTACAATTGATGCAGAAATATAAGGCATTATACCAAGAGCCATTACTGACGCTCTAGCAAATGCCCCACCTGTAAATGCGTTTAATAAACCTAAAAGTCCACCAGAAGTACTGTCTTGTAAAGCTGATAACTGAGTTGGGTCAATTCCAGGTAATGGAACTGCCGCCATAAAACGGTAAACAGCAATTAAACCTAAAGTTAAAAGTAATTTCTCCTTTAACTCTTCTATCTTCCAAATGTCCTTTAATGTATTTATAAAATTCATCATTTACAGTGATTATAATGTAACTACTTCACCTCCTGCTGCTTCGATAGCCGCTTTTGCTGTTGCAGTAAATTTATGTACAGTTACGTTTAATTTAGCTTTTAACTCACCACCACCTAGTATTTTTACTAAATCGGTTTTACGAGCTAAGCGGTTTTCTACTAAAACCTCTAAAGTAATTGTATCTGTAATTTTTCCGTTTTCTACTAATCCCTGTAACTTATCTAAATTAACACCAACATACTCTTTACGATTAATGTTTGTGAAACCAAATTTAGGTACACGTCTTTGAAGTGGCATTTGACCTCCTTCAAATCCTATTTTACGAGAATAACCAGAACGAGATTTCTGACCGTTATGACCTCTTGTAGAGGTACCTCCATGTCCAGAACCTTCTCCACGAGCGATTCTTTTACCGCTCTTTGTAGATCCTACTGCAGGTTTTAAGTTGTGTAAACTCATCTTATATTGTCTTATTTAATTTCTTCTACAGAAACTAAGTGTGAAACTGTTTTTACCATACCCAAAATTGTAGCTGTTGCATTGTGCTCTACAGTTTGGTTTAATTTACGTAAACCTAATGCCTCTAACGTTGCTTTTTGACTTTTAAGGCGACCGATTTTACTTCTTACTTGTGTAACTTTAATTTTACTCATCGTCTTAAATTTTAACCGTTAAAAACTTTCTCTAAAGAAATACCTCTTTGCTTTGCAATAGTTGCAGCATTACGTAATTGTAATAAAGCATCAAAAGTTGCTTTAACTACGTTGTGAGGGTTTGATGATCCTTGAGATTTAGATAATACGTCTTTAATACCAACAGATTCAAGTACTGAACGTACTGCTCCACCGGCGATAACTCCCGTACCATGTGAGGCTGGCTTGATAAATACT
This genomic stretch from Tenacibaculum sp. Bg11-29 harbors:
- the rplO gene encoding 50S ribosomal protein L15, producing the protein MSLHNLKPAVGSTKSGKRIARGEGSGHGGTSTRGHNGQKSRSGYSRKIGFEGGQMPLQRRVPKFGFTNINRKEYVGVNLDKLQGLVENGKITDTITLEVLVENRLARKTDLVKILGGGELKAKLNVTVHKFTATAKAAIEAAGGEVVTL
- the secY gene encoding preprotein translocase subunit SecY — translated: MNFINTLKDIWKIEELKEKLLLTLGLIAVYRFMAAVPLPGIDPTQLSALQDSTSGGLLGLLNAFTGGAFARASVMALGIMPYISASIVVQLMGIAVPYLQKLQKDGESGRKKITQITRWLTIAITLFQAPTYIGIIQNQMGLGPEAFLVTGATFWVSSIILLTAGTVFAMWLGERITDKGVGNGISLLITVGIIANFPAAFIQELVSKNSAGAGGIMMILIELIVWFVVILLTVLLVTAVRKVAVQYARRTAVTDIKDVDGARQYIPLKLNASGVMPIIFAQAIMFLPVALGQKFPALNSLTDNFGLWYNVIFAVLIIIFSYFYTAITIPTNKMAEDLKRSNGFVPGYKPGEETANYLDAVLSKITFPGSLFLAALSILPAIIVKFGVTQNWAMFFGGTSLIIMVGVAIDTIQQINSYLLNSRYDGLMKTGNSNRKSLK
- the rpmD gene encoding 50S ribosomal protein L30, translating into MSKIKVTQVRSKIGRLKSQKATLEALGLRKLNQTVEHNATATILGMVKTVSHLVSVEEIK